A stretch of DNA from Streptomyces venezuelae:
GGCGAGCCCGCCCCCGGCAAGGGGGTCCACTACCGGATGCACCCGGCCAACCTGCCCGCTCTGGCCGCCGCCCGCCCCGATGTGTGCGTGCTGGCGAACAACCATGTCCTCGACTACGGCCGGCCCGGCCTGGAGGAGACGCTGGAGGTCCTGGCCGGCGCGGGATTCCGTACGGCGGGCGCCGGGCGCGATACCGATGCGGCCGAGCGGCCCGCGGTCGTCCCACTCGGCACCCACGACGGCGACGGCGGCAACGACAGCGACAGCGACAGCGACAGCGATGGACGGCTCCTGGTCTTCTCCTTCGGGATGCCGTCCAGCGGCATCCCGCCGGACTGGGCCGCCACGACGGACCGCAGCGGGATCGGCTTCGTGGCCGAGGCCTCGGCCGCCGCGGCGGGGGCGGTGGTCACCCGGATCCGGCAGGTGAAAGAGCCGGGCGACATCGTCATCGCCTCGGTCCACTGGGGTTCCAACTGGGGCTACCACGTCCCCCACGAGCACATCCGGTTCGCGCACGCACTCGTCGAGGGCGGCGTGGACCTGGTCCACGGGCACTCCTCGCACCACCCGCGGCCGGTCGAGGTGTACCGGGGACGGCTGATCACCTACGGCTGCGGCGATCTGGTGGACGACTACGAGGGCATCTCCGGCTTCGAGCTGTACCGGGACGACCTGCGGCTGCTCTGGTTCCCCACGCTGGAGCCCGGCACCGGAGAACTGCGCGGGCTGCGGCTGGTCCCCCTCCAGTCCCACAGGATGCGCCTGCGGCACGCGGCGCCGGAGGACACCCAGTGGCTGTGCGAACTCCTGGACCGCATCAGCCACGGCTTCGGCGCACGCGTACGGGCCGAGCCTGAAGGCTCCCTCACCCTCACGGTCCGCGACCACCCCCAGGGGGTGTGACCAGCCCCTTCAGGAGTCAGTCGAGGATGGCGTCGAGCTCCAGCTCCACGAGCCAGTCGGCGTCAATAAAGCGCGCCACCTCGACAAAGGTGCAGGCTGGACGGACTGATGCGAAGCGTTCTCCGTGCGCTCGCGCGGCTTCCTTCCATCGCGTCACGTCGGTGAGCATGATGCGGGTTCGCACGACATCCTCCAGTGACGCCCCGGCTTCTTCCAGAGCGGCCTCGGCGATATCCAGGCACCTCACAGTCTGGGCATAGACGTCACCGTGCCCCACCGTCGTCCCGTCGACCCCGATGGGCGCGGTGCCGGCAACCGCGACGTGCTTCCCTTTGCGGACCGCCCGGGAGAACCCGATGTGGGGCTCGAGCGGTGAGCCAGAACTGACCATCTGTCGAACACGTTCCATCACACCATGCTCTCAGAGCCCAGCACTGTCGATCAGCACCCTAGGGCCCGAACAGCAGCGCGGCCAGTCCGTGGTTGCGGGCTGCGGCGGTGAAGTCGTCCCAGGTGATCACGCCGTCCCCGTCCGTGTCGGCCAGGTCGAACGCGGCCTCGGCGGCCTCGGTCTGCACGCTTCTCAGCGACCGCCACACCGCGTACTCGTGGCGCTCCATCAGCCCGTCCCCGTCCCGGTCGGCCACGTTGAACTGTGCGTGCAGTACCGCCAGTACCTCCGGTGACGCCGAGGCGGTCAGGGAGGCGAACCACTCGCGGTACTCCTCGCGGCCGATCCTGCCGTCGTGGTCCCGGTCCACCTGTTCGGCCTGCCGCTCCCACAGCGCGAGGCTGGCCTCGATCAGGGCGCGCCCCTTCGGCGCGCTCGGCCCCATGCCGTACGACTGGAGCAGCCGTTCCGCATTGGTCCGGTAGTCGTCCGCGACCAGCATCCCATCGCCGTCCGCGTCCAGCCGGTCGAAGACCTCGTCAGCGACTGACACCCTCTCGCCCATGGAGGGAGCCTAGGCTGCCGCGCCCCCGCAGGCGCCGATTCCCGCACCCGGTGGCGTGTCCCGGTGGTGAGTCCGTTGCGCGGTGCCCGGCGGGCGAGTTGCGGGGGTGGTCGGGGGGAGGGATGATGGTGTTATCCCTGCGTGCCCATGTCCTGCGCGTGACGACCTGCCGCGTGACTGCTGCCGCGTGGCTGCCGCGCTGCCTGCAGGTCCCTTTGATCCTGATTCCGAATGTGTGTCAGCCCAGATGGGGAGAACCGTCATGGCTGAAGACCGTGGTTCCCCGAACGGAGTACCCCTCTACTGTGCCCAGCCTCCGCAGACGAAGCCCGTCCTGCGGCCGGACCTCAGTCCCGACCGGGCCAGGGCCATATTGGTGGGCCGCTCAAAGTGGTTGAACGGCACCGTACTGCACTACTGCTTCTTCGATGAGCTCGGCGCAGCCGGTGCCGGCGAAGGCGGTGGCAGTTTCAACAAGATTCAGCTCGATGAGGTGCGCAGCGCCTTCGAGGAGTGGAAGAGCCTCGGGATCGGGCTGGAGTTCGTGGAGGTCGAGGACCCTGCCGACTCCGAGGTGCGGATCGGCTTTATGGAAGGCGACGGCTCCTGGTCGTACGTCGGCAAGGACGCCCTCGGCATCAGCCGGCGCGAGCGCACGATGAACTTCGGCTGGGACCTCACCAGCCCGCACGGCCAGGCGACCGCCCGGCACGAGATCGGCCACCTGCTCGCCTACGGCCACGAGCACCAGAACCCGTTCGCCGGCATCGTGTGGGACGAGGAGGCGGTCTTCGAGGAGCTCGGCGGCCCTCCCAACAACTGGCCCCGGCAGACCACGTTCCACAACGTGCTGCGCAAGCTGTCCACCGAGGAGGTCGAGGGTTCGACCTGGGACCCCGACTCGATCATGCAGTACGGCTTCCCGGCCGGCCTCATCCTGCAGCCGGAGAAGTACCAGCAGGGAATCGACTCCCCGCTCCGCCTGTCCGCCAACGACAAGGAGTTCGTCCAGAAGTGGTACCCGCCGATCGGTGCCACCCCGCGCGGGCTGAAGCCCTTCCAGTCCGTCGAGTTGAACCTCTCCTCCGGCGGCCAGCAGGACTTCGAGATCGTCCCGGCCGAGACCCGGAACTACGAGCTGCGGACGTTCGGCGACGCCGACATCCTGCTGGTGCTCTTCGAGGAGGTCGACGGTGAGCCGCGCTTCCTGACCGGTGTCGACGACAGCGGTGTCAACGACAACGGCCGGCTGACGGTCAAGCTCTTCCAGGGCCGCCGCTATGTGGCCCGCGCCCGGCTGTACTCGGCCTGGGGCACGGGGAACTCGGCCTTCATGTACTGGTGACCGCCGGACCGCCGGACCGTCCTCTCCCGTACGCGGCCGATATTCGCTGCGTGTCGTGTGGGCGGCGCCGTACGGTGGCCCGGTGACGACTCAGATGATCATTCTCAACGGTGGCTCCAGCTCGGGGAAGTCCGGGATCGTCCGGTGTCTGCAGGCCGTACTGATCGATCCGTGGCTGGCGTTCGGGTGCGACTCGTTCGTCGACGCCATGCCCGCGCGGATGCAGGCCTCGGACGAGGGGATCACGGTCGCCGCGGACGGCGGGGTGAACGTCGGGGCGGAGTTCCGGGCGCTGGAGGCGGCCTGGACGGAAGGCGTCGTCGCGATGGCCCGGGCCGGTGCGCGGGTCGTCATCGACGACGTCTTCCTCGGCGGAGCCGCCTCCCAGCAGCGGTGGCAGCGGGCCCTCGGTGACCTGCCCGTGCTGTGGGTCGGGGTCAGGTGTGAGAGCACGGTTGCCGCGGGCCGGGAGCTCGCACGGGGAGACCGGGTCCCGGGAATGGCCGCGTTGCAGGCGGATGCGGTGCACACCGGGGTGGTCTACGACCTGGAGGTGGACACCACGCACACCGAGTCCCTGGCCTGTGCGCGGGCCATCGCCGCCCGGGTCGGCCAGTCACCGGCCCGATGACGGGGTGAAGTAGTCCGCGTCCTTCGGGCGGGACGGGTCGTGGCCGCCCTGGCGGGGGGCCGGCACCAGGTGGGGGATGTACTTGGAGCAGTGGATGTACGCCTCCTCCACGGTGAGGTGGACCCACAGCTCCGGGCTGCGGCCGGGGGCGGTGTCCACGGGCAGGCCCGGGTGCATGCGGCGGATGTCCTCATCGCGGTAGAGGCGGGCCACGCCGTTGATGTGCAGCCCCACGTGGTGGTGGGTGAAGTCCACGAAGAGCATGCCCAGATGAGGGTTCTCGGCCATGTTGCCCGCGCTGGCGAGCACGCCGTTCCCGCGGAACTCCGGGTAGGTGAGGGTCCGGTCGTCGATCACCTGGACGAAGCCGGGCGGACCGGACCGGAAGCTGGCGTCGCATTCCCCGTGCGAGTCGGCGGTGGCAAGGAAGACCATGGCCTGGCGGCCGACGAACTCCCGCATCTCGGGGGTGAGACGGGGGTGCACCTGCCGGTCGTAGAAGCGGGCGGCGCGGTCGGTGGTGCCCAGTTGCCGTTGCAGGTGGTGCTCACCCGCTGATCCGAAGGACGGTCGGGGGTAGGTCACGAGGGTTTCTCCTGGCGGGGCGGGGCGGAGCGGGTCAGGGAGTGGAAAGGACGGGGGTCTCGAACGGGTCGTGGTGGATGTGTTCGGGCAGGGTGCCGCCCAGGGTGAGCCGCTCGCCGGCGGAGACGACCATGGCGGCCGGACCGCTGAGGAAGACGTCGTGCTGGTGCCACGGCCCGTATTCGGCCAGGACCTCCGGCAGGGAGCCGCGGATTCCGGGGATGTGCTCGTCGGAGACGGCGCCCCGGATCGTCAGCCAGTGGTGGCGCTGGGCCATCCGCAGCATGTCGTTGACCCCGTACAGCTCGGCACCGGTGCGGGCGCCGAGGAAGAGATCCACCTGGTGGTGTCCGCCGCGCTGCGCGACGTCCTCGATCAGGGCGCGGATCGGGGCGAGGCCGGTGCCGCCGGCCACACAGAGCAGATCGCTGTGGACGGCGGTGTCCAGCACCATGTCCCCCATCGGGGCCCCGAGCCGGAGGACGTCGCCGACCACCGCCCGGTGCACCAGGGCCCCGCTGACCGCCCCGTCGGCCACCGCTCGGACGTGGAAGGTGAGGGTGCCGTCCGCGCGGGGCGCGTTCGCTGCGGAGTAGTAGCGCCACTGCTTGGGGAACCACGGGGTCTCGAGGCTGACGTACTGGCCGGCGGAGTACTCGTACGGGAGGTGGGGACGTACGGTGATCTCGGCGATGCCGTGTCCGCGCGAGACCCGGTGGACGACCGTGGCGGGCCAGACCGCGGGGCGCACCCGCTCGTCCTCCTCGGCCGCGCCGATCATGACCTGGGCCACCACGCCGTACGCCTTGGTCCAGGCGGCGGCGATGTCCTCGGTCCAGGCGGGGCCGGCGTACCGGGCCAGGGAGGCGAGCAGGCACTCGCCGACGGCCGGGAAGTGCGCGGCGAGGGTGCCGAACTTGCGGTGGTCGCGGCCGAGGTGTTCGCAGAACCGGACCAGGTGTCCGGGGTCGTCGACCAGGTCGACGATGCGGAGCAGCGCGCGCAGCAGCCGGCCGCGCTGGGTGTCCATGCCCGGGGGGAACATCGGGCGGACTTCGGGGTAGCGGGCGAACAGGATGGCGTAGAAGTAGACCGTCATATCCGCCGCCAGCGGTTCGACCACGGATACGGAGGCCCTGATCAGGGCGATTTCGTGGTCCGAGAGCGGCGCTGCGGCGGTCTCCGGCTGCTGCTGCGGCTGTGGCTCACGGGCGGTTCCGGTGGGGGTGGGGGGCGACCCTTCCGGAGCGGGCGGCGGTGTGGGGGCGAACGTGGGACGTGCCGGGCGATTGAGCCTGAATCTCAAGGGACCAGCGCTCCTCCGTCCGCCATACGGGATGGATTCCGCCGGGTGGGAGCGAGCATGGGTCCTCATCGGGTGGGGGGACGACGAAGCGGATGGTGCACTTCCGGACGCCAGATGATCCTCAATGAGCATGTCCACGCCCGGAAGGGGTACATCCGCCAGAACTCGTGGCCGGAAGTTGTGGCATGCCACCGGTACGCGCGGCAGGCCGAGCCTGCGGGCTGTGACTCCGCCCACCCTCCCTTGACCCGGGAAGAAAGGGTTACCTAAGTTCGGTGTCATGGCCCCCCACGACCCCGTTCCCTCCGACCTCCCCACCGGCGGAACGCCCGCGCTGGTCGACTTCG
This window harbors:
- a CDS encoding CapA family protein, with protein sequence MHGEPVTLCLTGDVMLGRGLDQILPHPGDPALAEAYIRDARSYVELAEAANGPIPRPVDFSWPWGDALDVLEQAAPDALVLNLETGITRHGEPAPGKGVHYRMHPANLPALAAARPDVCVLANNHVLDYGRPGLEETLEVLAGAGFRTAGAGRDTDAAERPAVVPLGTHDGDGGNDSDSDSDSDGRLLVFSFGMPSSGIPPDWAATTDRSGIGFVAEASAAAAGAVVTRIRQVKEPGDIVIASVHWGSNWGYHVPHEHIRFAHALVEGGVDLVHGHSSHHPRPVEVYRGRLITYGCGDLVDDYEGISGFELYRDDLRLLWFPTLEPGTGELRGLRLVPLQSHRMRLRHAAPEDTQWLCELLDRISHGFGARVRAEPEGSLTLTVRDHPQGV
- a CDS encoding Rid family hydrolase, with amino-acid sequence MERVRQMVSSGSPLEPHIGFSRAVRKGKHVAVAGTAPIGVDGTTVGHGDVYAQTVRCLDIAEAALEEAGASLEDVVRTRIMLTDVTRWKEAARAHGERFASVRPACTFVEVARFIDADWLVELELDAILD
- the cpt gene encoding chloramphenicol phosphotransferase CPT, which encodes MTTQMIILNGGSSSGKSGIVRCLQAVLIDPWLAFGCDSFVDAMPARMQASDEGITVAADGGVNVGAEFRALEAAWTEGVVAMARAGARVVIDDVFLGGAASQQRWQRALGDLPVLWVGVRCESTVAAGRELARGDRVPGMAALQADAVHTGVVYDLEVDTTHTESLACARAIAARVGQSPAR
- a CDS encoding globin domain-containing protein — protein: MRFRLNRPARPTFAPTPPPAPEGSPPTPTGTAREPQPQQQPETAAAPLSDHEIALIRASVSVVEPLAADMTVYFYAILFARYPEVRPMFPPGMDTQRGRLLRALLRIVDLVDDPGHLVRFCEHLGRDHRKFGTLAAHFPAVGECLLASLARYAGPAWTEDIAAAWTKAYGVVAQVMIGAAEEDERVRPAVWPATVVHRVSRGHGIAEITVRPHLPYEYSAGQYVSLETPWFPKQWRYYSAANAPRADGTLTFHVRAVADGAVSGALVHRAVVGDVLRLGAPMGDMVLDTAVHSDLLCVAGGTGLAPIRALIEDVAQRGGHHQVDLFLGARTGAELYGVNDMLRMAQRHHWLTIRGAVSDEHIPGIRGSLPEVLAEYGPWHQHDVFLSGPAAMVVSAGERLTLGGTLPEHIHHDPFETPVLSTP
- a CDS encoding pyridoxamine 5'-phosphate oxidase family protein is translated as MTYPRPSFGSAGEHHLQRQLGTTDRAARFYDRQVHPRLTPEMREFVGRQAMVFLATADSHGECDASFRSGPPGFVQVIDDRTLTYPEFRGNGVLASAGNMAENPHLGMLFVDFTHHHVGLHINGVARLYRDEDIRRMHPGLPVDTAPGRSPELWVHLTVEEAYIHCSKYIPHLVPAPRQGGHDPSRPKDADYFTPSSGR
- a CDS encoding EF-hand domain-containing protein translates to MGERVSVADEVFDRLDADGDGMLVADDYRTNAERLLQSYGMGPSAPKGRALIEASLALWERQAEQVDRDHDGRIGREEYREWFASLTASASPEVLAVLHAQFNVADRDGDGLMERHEYAVWRSLRSVQTEAAEAAFDLADTDGDGVITWDDFTAAARNHGLAALLFGP